The following are encoded together in the Planococcus antarcticus DSM 14505 genome:
- the mug gene encoding G/U mismatch-specific DNA glycosylase yields the protein MLQLEPIRDHLQDNLKILFVGFNPSIRSSETGFHYANPNNRFWKILYEAGLTPRKYRPEENSGLLALGFGLTNIVARPTKEAAEISKAEYTEGAELLEKKIRQFRPKAVCFVGKGVYQQFSKKKTISWGLQQDPVISGIVEYVAPSSSGLVRIKMDDIVEIYSGLNSYK from the coding sequence ATGTTGCAGCTTGAACCGATTCGTGATCATCTACAGGACAACTTAAAAATTTTATTTGTCGGCTTTAATCCAAGCATCCGCTCTTCTGAAACCGGCTTTCATTACGCCAATCCAAACAACCGATTTTGGAAGATCCTTTACGAAGCTGGATTGACACCGCGAAAATACCGGCCAGAGGAAAACAGCGGGCTGCTCGCATTGGGCTTTGGCTTGACGAACATTGTCGCACGCCCGACCAAGGAAGCTGCGGAGATTTCCAAAGCGGAATATACCGAAGGCGCCGAACTGCTGGAGAAGAAAATCAGGCAGTTCCGACCAAAAGCTGTCTGCTTTGTTGGAAAAGGCGTTTACCAGCAGTTCAGCAAAAAGAAAACTATTTCCTGGGGGCTTCAACAAGACCCGGTCATCTCAGGCATCGTTGAATATGTCGCGCCATCCTCAAGCGGACTGGTCCGCATAAAGATGGATGACATTGTTGAGATTTACAGCGGTTTGAACAGCTACAAATAA
- a CDS encoding TM2 domain-containing protein yields the protein MKNKSKLASALLAIFLGDFGAHKFYLGRPGMGILYLLFFWTGIPAVIGIIEGILYLLQSEETFQEKHGRR from the coding sequence ATGAAAAACAAAAGCAAATTAGCATCTGCCTTGCTTGCCATCTTCCTTGGCGACTTTGGCGCACATAAATTTTACTTGGGGCGTCCAGGCATGGGAATTCTATATCTATTGTTCTTTTGGACAGGGATACCCGCAGTCATCGGGATCATCGAAGGAATTCTGTACTTGCTACAGTCTGAAGAAACTTTTCAAGAAAAACACGGCAGACGCTAA